ACCGAGGCCATGGCCGGGTAGGCCCACGCCAGGCCCCGCAGCATCGGCAGCGGCAGCCGCTCCAGCAGCGGCCCGAGGAAGAAGCCCGCCAGCGCGCACGCGGCGGTGATCATCCCGAAGAGGACGAAGTGCGGCCACATGCCCCAGAGGTTCTGCTGCATGGCGCGGGTGAGCTGGCCCGCCTCGGCCGAGGCCATGGCCTTGCGTGCCAGACGCGACGAGTAGCGCTCCAGCACCCGGTCCACCCGCAGGCCCAACCGCGCCAGCCCGATGAAGAGGAGGATGGCGATGGACCAGAGGGCCGGCGTGGAGCCCGCGCCCGTGGCCGCCGCCATGGTGGCCGCGGCGGCGGAGGTGCCGGTG
The sequence above is drawn from the Archangium gephyra genome and encodes:
- a CDS encoding PTS sugar transporter subunit IIC, with protein sequence MSVGWTQVALAGVWGGLVAVERKAFLQAMFSRPLVAATAMGLLLNDVPSGLFVGMLLELFHLGTANLGASLPDNDTLSATGTSAAAATMAAATGAGSTPALWSIAILLFIGLARLGLRVDRVLERYSSRLARKAMASAEAGQLTRAMQQNLWGMWPHFVLFGMITAACALAGFFLGPLLERLPLPMLRGLAWAYPAMASVAASIAARGSHARRAPLFAGLGAGLVTLAVVLVMLRGCR